In Labrus mixtus chromosome 9, fLabMix1.1, whole genome shotgun sequence, the DNA window CTTACAAAGACCCGATTCAAAAGCTTCCCCGAGACGTCTCACTGTTAAGACATGAGTGCAGGTGTCCCTGAGAATAAATTTACATTTTCGCTGTTGCTTCTTGCGAGCTTTTAACGCCGAATGATTTTAACATGATGGGGAGACAATCCTGACGCtcaaaaaacattcaattagGGAGACACATGTCCAATACTTTTCCTAACCGCGTTGCCAACTCTTGAGCTCAAATTCATCAAAGCACAGACACACCAGCACATCCCTCACATCTTTTATTAGACTCTGCACATTTCTCAGTTCAAATGTGAAGCACTGTTCAGCACAATGGCACAGGGACTTAAAACAATTCATTTGGCTTTAACAAGTGCTTATAAGATTTTGGATCCCAACTAGATaaatatttgctttatttttctcaatCAGAttgtaaaattaatttaaaatatatattggGAAAAAGCTGCTATTGGACTGAAAAAGTGGTGTTGAtggatgttttgtgtgtgcTACCTGTGCTGCTCCATGGCCTGCCGGCTGTGCAGCTGAAGCCCACACTCTCCGCAGCACTGCTGGCCTTGAGTCTGGCCCTCGTGCCTCATCCCCGCCGCAAACTGGCCCAGTCTGTTCAGAAGCTCCCTGTGCAGGAGACCCTGATGCAGCAGGCCGCCGTAGGCCCTTGGGTCGAGTGGCACGCCCAGTGACGGGGCCACTGAGACGGACACTGGCAGCATCCCGTCGCCTGTGTGGTTGGAGGGCAACGAGTATAAGGAGGCCAGATGTTTCTCAGCGATCCCGGGGAAACCGTCCAGAGCGTTCCCCACAGCTTGTCCTCCGTCCTCGGGGCTGTTGTGCAGCTCTCGGGCGCTGGTTATCACACTGCCCCTCAGAGGCGTCCCTGGGCCCTCGTCTCTGGGCTGGTCTGACACACAGCTTCCCTCCCCGGTGCTGGAGGACCGGCCCTCACAGCCGTTGGCATCATCCACCTGCATGCTCTCTGATTTAATACTTCTGGCGGGATCCAGAGACGCAGCCTGAGACTCTGTGCTGTTACGCTGGCGCTGCTGGGAACTCTCCATGTCCACCTCCATGTCCAGTTTGGGGCTTAGTTCAGGTGCCACCACAGACTCTGGACCAGGAGAGCTCCTATCTGTCATGTGGTAGAGTGCCAGGTTGTGCAGAGCCGTGGGAGTGGTCCGGGTGGGTCCGTCCTGTATGGAATGCTTCTTGGACATCAACATGTGCCTCCAGTGCCGGGACCTGCTGTGGTCACTGTGCTCTCCGGAGCTGTGATTCCTCACCGGCACCTCCTCACTCTCCTCTGCCTGGATGGTTTCAAGCACCTTCAGGCACTGCTCCTCCAGGTATTCGATCTCCAGGATCTCCGCGGCGTACAGCAGGTCATCCAGGTCCTCAGCGGTGGCCTGAAGCGAGGCGGTGTAGGCATACTCTAGTATCTGCTGGAAGGTCTTGGGGGACAGGAAGTCCAGGGCGTAGCGCAGGCTGCTGCGGTGGAACAAAATCTCAAACATTTTGCTGGTGCAGGCCAGGACGGTGCGATGCGCAGGGAACTCCTGGCCGTCCactgtgatgatgacatcacacagagtGCCACTCAGACGCATCTGGTTGGCTCGCTGCAGAAGCGTGCTGGGGTGAGTGGGGTTGTGGAGCTGGAGGACACCCATGTTTGTCAGACCCGTATCCACTCGGACCTTCGCTGAGCCCGCGCATGAGTTGTGGCTGTCCTGCCTGCTGCACCTGCCTTCAGCTAGTTGTAGGTCTGTGATTCGggtagagagggagggaggagaatCATGAGTGTCTGTCAGGCTTACAATGTGATCTAAAAGACAGTTCATTATCAGTCAGAAGGAAGTATTTTTAATATCACATGAATcagaaaataatacattaaacATACTCTGAGAAATACAAACCACTGCTTGATcacttcagggttttttttaattttattttataccCTCTACatgattattcattttaatcaaGAACCAAAAGGAGACAACAGGTCGATAAGCAAAGCAACAGTTTCCATTGCAGGTGATTAGTCTAAGGTCTCGTTGAGAGCGGTCACGTCGCTGTAATAACGTCTGCATACTGAGAGGTGACGGTCCAATTTATCAAGCTCCTCACACAGAcatccgcacacacacacacacacgcgcacacacacatatcggTGCCCTCAACAGGTAGGACTGCTATTGACAAACGCCTTTAAGGGCTGATTAGTTCTTTCAGGCTGCGCACGTTCATGAATAGACGCATTAAAGACAATTAACCCGCTCTTCAGAATATCCTTGAATAAGTTATCAAACTATCCAGAGACGATGGACGCATACAAATGAAGCGCGAGCCTGGCACGGATGCACATTTTCTCACCAACATTAAACACCCAAATGACAGAGCGAGTGATGAAAATGCTCTCTATGATGAGTAGGGCTGTCGGATCACTCAGCAGCACCTCGACTGATGCTGTGACAGGCGGCATCCTCAACTAACCGCAACATCAGAGCGCATCAGGTGCACACGCACAAATCCACCTTTATTATCGAAACACATTGCGACAAATGAACCCTTGTACACGCGCGTATTAACTGTGCGCACTGTGTTTGGAGAAACAGCCGCGTGCTGtgcgaagaagaaaaaaaacacaaccccaATTTATCCAAAATAGTCAGAAGATGTCTGTCAGCGATAGAGTCCGTGCTTAATCAAGTTTGTGAAACCATGAATCAGGCTGCAGCCAAACTTAGGACGATTTCCACATGACTGCTCTAAAACGaaattataacaaaaaaacCCGCCACAAAACCAGaactatttaaaatgtataaattgtTGGATAAGTCTGAGACAGAAAAGTAGTTCATCAGAGCAGAATTACAGGAATaaaagaatcaaatcaaataataataaaagtgtcAGCTGTCACAGTTGTTCTTACCTCTGTCTCCTAACGTCCTCCGCTGATTATCCGGGTAACATCATGGTTACACATTTCACAGTACCCGCTCCAAACTCAGTCCTGCTCCAAGTAAGCAAATCATCACCGAGCCGCGACAGTCAAGCCCGCGGGGGGAAAACTACACATCCGGAGagaactttcaaaataaaatccgtCTTTCGCTTCAGAGCCACGTGTTAAAATGTTTCCCGCTAGGAGCAGATGAAGCCTTGTGACGAAAAAAAAGAGTCGATGAAATGAAGATAATGGTTGACTGATTAGAGATGAAATGGGCATTAAATATAACTAACTCATTTTTCTAAGAATTACAATAATTTTAAATGTGGTTTTCGAGAACTTGATGTTGTCATAATAATGAGGTTATGATATAAATGAAGATAACTTTCAAAGTTAAATTGggtataacaaaaaaaaaccaaaaaaaaaaaaccgaaacaataaaaaagaggaCAATATAAGTTCAAATTAGTTGTTACAATACTTAATTCTAAGTAATAACCTGTGGAGATGAAAGTATAGGTTATTACCTTCCCAATGGAGATATGTTTAAGTGATTTTTATCAGTTTGCTGATCCAATACTGGATCCCTCTCATGACCAAGTTATTTAATTGGTTTTAAATTGTTCTTGATTTCTATTGATGTACTTTCTGTTTAGTATGTGAAATATTTCCATGGTAgctgttcaaaataaaaatgcacagaTCAGACTATGAAGCCCATATAACAACATACTATACATTATTTTGAGAAATTGAAAATGCATCCAGACATGGTGGTTTTGTTGCATATTTTCATATCACAGTGGACTGGACATTGTTGGAGCTCCAcacaaaggcaaaaaggccaTCTGGACCTTAATATGttgtgttgatttattttatttgaatgcaaATTTCTACTAAACTGATAGCAGATCATTTAGTTGAACTGTTAATGGTGGGTTCAAATTCTATAATCAGATGAACATATTTCTACAGTCAGAATTGTTGAAAAACGTATAAAGACAATTTAGATTAAAATAGCGAGAAACTAACTTGACTATACTTTTGTTTATGAGTCTACAACACATGTGGGGGTAGTTCTTTGCTGTGAAATGCTGATCCACCGGAGGGGGGTTGGGAGATGACATGACTTAAACATGTGACTTACCAGAGCATATTGAGAAAATCTAAGTGAAACTGTGTTCAAGTTCTTCCATCCTGTAATCAATCGCTGGTGGGTAAGTACTGAGTGACTTCTTTTTCTGATTTTCACTGATATTGACAAAAAGCAAGATATTGTAAATGTATCAAGACTGAAATGGCTGTGGtcagtttataaaatacacaccatatgtttgtgttttaaatagtAGAGTACAGTGGTTAATAATGACAAATTTGACTCAATTTTGGGATACTGGTTCTTTACTAGAGTGAATCTGTTTGAACTTCCAATTTTGCTCTAATAAATTAATTTACCGGCTTAATGTTCTAGAtactaattatttatttactattATTTGAGATTATTTATGCATAAAACATACTTTGTACAATAATCATGATAAAGCAAACTCTCGCAAATTTAGCTACAATTAAATGTCATGTAAATGTTATTGTATTGGTAAAACAACAAAGCAGTATAGTACTAGTAATAATGCAACATGGAGTCCATTATCCCTTATGTTGTGATtaatgctttcttttttcaaagtgttgttgcatttttttaattgattaaatTTTATTAAAGACTTTAACCCCTAGAAAAAATCCCTAAATAAACGGATTCATTTATATGATTTAATTATAATGGTAATAATAAATTCAGCTATTAAATATGCATTGTATTTGAATGTACTCATAGATTGCTCTGTATTATGCTGTGCTGTGCATTGTAAAAATGCTGAGGCTAAAActtggtttttatttgaaaagaaagTTGTGTTTATTCTTTGAATGAAAAGAGGCGTCTTGTCGCTGCAacttttttacatgttttagaCTATGGTGATCTTTTGTACATGCACGCCTCTGCTCAGTGTCTCCATATGGTTGATACAGCCTACCATGCGTCCTTGAGGTTCATAACAAGCTGTAGAGCTCTGATTCACCATTGTGAGTTGTACTGCTCTGGCAACCCGTAGACTCTTACACTGGTACACATTTATATGTAGGGCAATTATTGGTCTGCTCTCAAACTATCTATGTGTTTTTATATGCAGAAAAGTACAGTTTTCTTTGCGTTCTCAGGACCTCTCCCGAACCCCTCAaacagaaattgggaaaagtGCTGTtgggtattctgcaccctcagcctggaatctgttgcagaatgactagaaactcaaggagctggtgtccttaaatgtttttaaacaaaccaaaatgaACTTGACTTGGATGAAGATTCTATAGGAAGTCAATGCTTTTAGCTTGACTGCTTGAACTACTGACTCCCagatttgtgttgtgtgttttgtaaattgtacttcgtgtcctgttgtgtctctgtctgtaactttgtgtttttgctgctgcctgtcttggccagctCTCCTTTGGAAAatagattcttaatctcaatgggacctacctggttaaataaaataattattataatgatTAAATTCTGAATTTTCCAGTGGTATCAGTTTAGCGTGCATTCATTAGATTTAATCTATTTAATGCCTcagctgttttttattgtttatgtcatttttataGCTAATATCCCCCTCTAATTATTTTGAGCtcatctttaatcttttttaagatttctcttATCTCGTTTATAGCTTCTGGacactttttattgtttctatcTCTTTTAATTGCGTACTTATCTTCTTACAACTTCAGTTCTCTTGGTCTCTACCTAAGTTGCCTGAGTTATTATGAGCTATAATGCCGCTGATGATGTTCGGGTTCTGATGTTAATAAGGTTTCTGTTTGGGTTCTTTAACAGTtggagttttgttgttgttggctggGTGTCTCTCTCCAGTCCTCTtcaagtgctatacaaataaagttattattattattttttttttcactttgttttcattgtacaACTTCTACTACAAAATGAACATGTAAAGAACATCATATTGATATATAAAGAGAGAATTTATGGGAAATCAAGGATTAATAtagaatattttatttgtgGGGTATGTACATTAGCTTTGATATCAGGCtacttttttattgattaaaaaaaaatacatcatgaTATTTAATTGTTGTACTTTTTGGGTGTTTATCTGAATCTAGAAAGTAAGATcatcaaaaaatgtgaatacaTTTACCCTAGATTGGTTGGCATATTTCTTAAGTAAACTAGTCTATCTTCAAACCTGAGTTATTGTTTACAACTCACGTTATTTTGAAAGCTTAACGCTTGTGCCATTTATCCaaatctttttctcttcattttactttgaaggtcaTATCATCGCCTTTCCGCTTTCATCATGGATACCTGCTGCTGACTTGACTGGCTGCAGATCACCGGGGCGACGTCACGGCTCTGAATGATCGCCCTCTGCTCCTCGTCTCTCCATCAAGGCTGCGATCAGAGACATCTACAGGGCATCTCAACTACTGACAGGCTGACAGGTCAGGACCAGAGTGTTATCCTGAAACAGGAGCAGAAACTGGTGAATGATATTAGCATGTAGCCAGTTTGTTATTGTTATAACTCACTCTTGGAAGTAAAATGAGGTAAGAGCGTGTCGGAGTGAGACAGGATGTCATACCAGGTCAAAGCGGGCCGTCGTGGTTGTTGACACTCTGGTGACATAGCTCCAATTTGTGGGGTCATGTCACATAAGAGGGACCGAGGGGGTAAGAATACCACAGCCCAAAATATCAAGCCCTCACTGGTACATAGTATTTTGACATCCTAGCCTGGAAGTATTAACTTTACTCCTGCATCAACATGTATTATGTAACACGTGTTTATTTGCTCCCCCTCATCTCTCTGGACAAGAAGAAATTTCCATCCTAACATAACCTGTTTGCACTGTAACCTTTCTGTAAATAGTCCTGTGTGTCCATGACATGGCGAAATCAAAAAGGAATCCATAAATATGTACTCACTGCCATCTTGTGTCAGAAGTATGTTGCTGCAGGCTCTGAGTTGAAtatagaatacaaaaaaagaaaaagtaattgAAAGAATAACACAATGGGCCAGTACACAATTAGATTTGgaaaccattttttattttgtaaatgggTAAGCACTCAGACTGTACACAACAGATATTTTCTGAGTTTGACCCAATAAAACCAAAAGGAGCATCCAGAGACAAAGGGAGCAAGGTGGTCTGGTATCAGTAGTGGGGCACAAGGTGAGTAAAGCTTTTCTTGCTCTATATACCATACATATGTAACCATATGAAGCTTGTTATCTGAagcttttaaaataagtttGTTCTTCTGTCTTGAGTGGACCACCCTGCTTCCTGCCAGCTTGTCAAGCCGTCGCTCTTGGTGAGTGACTTTTGTACAAAAAGACGATAAACttcccaaaaaataaaaaataaaaattcaaaatcCACTTTACAGAACACTTGAATAACAACTTTTTTgggggagagaaaaataaaaacagatatgtATTTTTTGCCAGAACAAGCCCCAAATGTAACACTCAATTACTCCAtgagattttttccccccatacAGACATCGGCAGGTCTATCTGCATGTAGTTAAATGTTGTGAAGTACTGACTGAATTCATGCCAAGGTTCAAAACACCTTCCTTCAATATAACTGGCAATATATAGTGCTGTGACCAGAGACGGACAGTTTTATACACTACACTTGTTATAATGACCACATTAGTCCATTGATCATACTTTTCTTCTAATACAATATATCAAATTAAAAGAATAGGCTAAATCTCTCACGACAAAGCTATGCAGATTATCATAGAAACTGATGACAAGACAATCTACTGACACACAGGCACAGTGCACAAGCTCGCAGGcaggaaatggaaaagaaatctttgtagtttttaaatagtacaaaaatgtttttattcatttatttatcttttgtttCAAATGCACAACTCAAAAGTAGGAAGCTAGACCTTTGATCTGCAATTGTTGTTGCTCCCCAAACAAATAGATGGCGTACGTATATTTAGCACAAGATCGTAGCTTGGAGTTCCTAAATCCTTGGCTGAGAAACGGCAGCTCTGCTGgcattgtttttctctctctctctctctctctctctctacacttgGGTGTTCAAGGAAGAGCCTCTTGAATCAAATACATGTTTATGATTGAATATATTAACTTACACTGTTGGCAAGGCAGTGACAGACTGAATACACATTCTCATTAAATGGGCCAAATCTAATCTGATGGTGCACACTGTCACCGTGTATGTCAGTCTCTTTCCCCTGCAGCTGGTTGTGGGTTGATCCTGTATTTTTGTAACCATAACAAATCTGCTTATTATCCAAACACTGAACTGGGGCCTATGTTTAATCAATGCCAGCGCATCTGTGCGAGATGACACATTCCTGTAACAGACAGTGAAACCATTAACCTTGTAAACAAAACTTCACAACCACTTGCAGGTCAGACATGCAGGACAAGCTATTTAATGAGACTAACCCACAAGGTAAGAGTCCATtctaaaaacaaatgcaacagttttacattttaacagttgaacatgaaaataagaaaaataatttctgtatatattcagttgttgtttttttttttttacatttctcatAATAATCCAATACTTGTGTGCGATGGCATTACAAACTGTAAGCACAATAAAAAGGAACCTATTCCACATCTGTACCAAGCAATCATTATAATAAGGGATTATTCTTAATCATCCTGACTggtgaaataaaataacaataaaaaaataaaataaatctcttaTGACCTAAAGATTAATTCCTTGGGTGTAGTAAACATTTCATGAAGGAAACCAGAAATCAAAGCACAGTCAGTCCGCTCTAACCTATAGACTGgcgtgtgtctgagtgtgtctgagtgtgtgtgtgttcttttaaaTATGTAGTTAAGGGCACTGGAAAACAAAACTCCTGCAGTGTTTCTCGAACGTTGCTTCggcaaaaaatgttttggatagGGGTTTGGGTTTCCCctttcccatcatgctttgcTCTGGCTGGATTTTGTCTGTATGACACTGTTGTGTTCTGCAGGGATCTCTGTCAGGGTCTTTGATAGCTCTGGCTCCTCCAGTTTGCTTTTCTCATCAGCAAAACTCTTCCTGCAATGGGGAAGAGAGAATGCCCAAAATTAGGAACATGGTCTTCTCTGCTGAGGGAAAAAATATTGTCCGTTAAAAAACACTCGAGTTGACCACAATGTAAACCATTTACTCTCCATGATGTCTTCACCCAATATGTAAAAAGACATTGTATGTATTTAGAGGTCTTTTTACATAGTTCTTCACCACCTTGACAACAGTCAGATAAATTAAACAGATGACATACCCAAATAATTCATCCTGTTTCTATTAACCTTCCTGTTCCAAAATAAACAGTGTTTACTGAATATTATCTATTAATCAGTTTATTTCTACTTCAAAGAGACTTTGATTGCACAGTAAATGAGCCCCGGGCTGGTGCTATGTGATACTAATGTTAATCTTAGAGCGGTGAGGCACAGAATCTAGATCCTGCCTGTAGCTCCACGCCTCCCTTCTGCAGTTCagagcaggaaaacaaacaccgTGTAGCTTCTGTTCTCTCTTGTCAAGCTGCAGAGTCAGTGAAGCAACATTCAGCAGCCTGAGACAAAAGAGTCCGTCATTAAAAGAAAGCCCCTTTCAGACATGGAGTTTGTAACATTACTGATATTTCATCTTGTGGTAGATAGGTGATGTTGTTTAGTTCAGAAATACACAGGTGTTTGTCACAGCGTTACTCAAGCGCAACATGAATGTTAGAAAAAGGCGCAATTCTTGTGTGATACTACCACCTGGTGCACAAAAGGCAGTAGTGACATCAATGAGTAGGAACCTCTGAATACCTGGACAATCAAAGATCAAAGAGGATGTGCAGGTTGGCAGTTTTGATATATCCTCAGAAAGTTGTCTGGGAATGAGCTTTATACATCTGTTCATAAATCAGACAAGTTCTTCTGAAGACTCATTCTGGGCCTTAATCCACATGTCTATGTGGGTTTATATTTTCACAACCTAGTATTCTATATAGTATAGTCATTCTGACTTATTCATATATGAGACTGAAATGTTACATTTCTGTCACATATATGTAACAGGGTGACAGTCTGAGATGGGCTGCAATATTCTTGTTGTGTATATAACAAAAGTAGAGACAATGGACTTCCTCAATGGAAGAGAGTCACACATAACCATACTAAACGTCATGTCACTCGTCTAACAGTCCAAAACATCTAGCTTATAACAAACAAACCCAATGTCATTACCACAGT includes these proteins:
- the zbtb16b gene encoding zinc finger and BTB domain-containing protein 16-A produces the protein MGVLQLHNPTHPSTLLQRANQMRLSGTLCDVIITVDGQEFPAHRTVLACTSKMFEILFHRSSLRYALDFLSPKTFQQILEYAYTASLQATAEDLDDLLYAAEILEIEYLEEQCLKVLETIQAEESEEVPVRNHSSGEHSDHSRSRHWRHMLMSKKHSIQDGPTRTTPTALHNLALYHMTDRSSPGPESVVAPELSPKLDMEVDMESSQQRQRNSTESQAASLDPARSIKSESMQVDDANGCEGRSSSTGEGSCVSDQPRDEGPGTPLRGSVITSARELHNSPEDGGQAVGNALDGFPGIAEKHLASLYSLPSNHTGDGMLPVSVSVAPSLGVPLDPRAYGGLLHQGLLHRELLNRLGQFAAGMRHEGQTQGQQCCGECGLQLHSRQAMEQHRRLHNEEKGHGCEYCGKHFQDSMRLRMHMLSHTAPAEALVCDQCGATFSSEDALEAHRQTHTGTDMAVFCLLCAKRFQTQKALQQHMEVHAGMHSYICSHCERPFPSHTTLKRHLRSHTGDHPFECEFCGSCFRDDGTLRGHKRIHTGEKPYECNGCGKRFSLKHQLETHYRVHTGEKPFECKLCHQRSRDYSAMIKHLRTHNGASPYQCTICQDFCPSLAAMQKHMKGHKPEDVPADWRIEKTYLYVCYV